In Citrus sinensis cultivar Valencia sweet orange chromosome 2, DVS_A1.0, whole genome shotgun sequence, a single genomic region encodes these proteins:
- the LOC102628002 gene encoding protein PIN-LIKES 2 has protein sequence MSGSFVGLLHNRVNSSEQNVLSAILPLLKLLSLTVIGLILAHPRQQMIPRATFRLLSKLVFALFLPCLIFTELGESVNWHNISHWWFIPVNVLVSTVIGFFLGCLVVIICRPPPELNRFTIVMTAFGNSGNLSLAIVSSVCHSNNSPFGAHCHSRGVAYVSFAQWVSVILVYTLVYHMMEPPLEYYEVVEEGEIMEEELAVNNDVSRPLLVEAEWPGIEDKETEHSKTPFIARIFNGITSLSQTNFPELDLSADGASNSPRALRCLAEPRVVRRIRIVAEQTPIQHILQPPTIASLLAIIIGTVPQLKAFFFGSDAPLSFITDSLEILGGAMVPSVMLVLGGMLAEGPNDSTLGCRTTIGIIVARLVVLPLIGIGIVALADKLHFLVEGDSMFIFVLLLQYSTPSAILLGAIASLRGYAVKEASALLFWQHIFALFSLSLYIVVYFKLLSYI, from the coding sequence ATGTCTGGTTCCTTTGTTGGTTTGTTGCACAATAGAGTAAACTCTAGTGAGCAAAATGTGCTTAGCGCAATTTTACCTTTGTTGAAACTTCTCTCCCTCACAGTTATTGGGTTGATTCTCGCACACCCAAGACAGCAAATGATTCCCAGGGCAACATTTAGGCTGCTGAGCAAGCTTGTTTTTGCCCTATTTTTGCCGTGTCTGATCTTTACTGAATTGGGTGAAAGCGTTAATTGGCATAACATTTCTCATTGGTGGTTTATCCCGGTTAATGTGTTAGTAAGTACGGTCATTGGTTTTTTCCTTGGGTGCTTGGTGGTGATCATATGCCGCCCACCTCCAGAGTTGAACAGATTCACTATTGTCATGACTGCCTTTGGAAACAGCGGAAATCTCTCTCTGGCCATTGTTTCATCTGTTTGTCATAGTAACAATAGTCCGTTTGGCGCCCATTGTCATAGTAGAGGGGTAGCTTATGTCTCTTTTGCCCAATGGGTTTCTGTGATTCTTGTATACACCCTTGTTTATCACATGATGGAGCCCCCATTGGAGTATTATGAAGTTGTTGAGGAAGGGGAAATCATGGAGGAGGAACTGGCAGTTAATAATGATGTTAGTCGTCCTCTACTCGTAGAAGCCGAATGGCCGGGTATTGAGGATAAAGAAACTGAACATTCCAAAACACCCTTTATAGCCAGAATTTTCAATGGCATCACAAGTCTTTCTCAAACCAATTTTCCTGAACTTGATCTCTCAGCGGACGGTGCTTCAAACAGTCCCCGGGCGCTAAGGTGTTTGGCTGAACCCAGAGTTGTCAGAAGGATCAGGATTGTTGCCGAACAAACTCCCATTCAACACATTCTTCAACCCCCAACAATTGCTTCTCTTTTAGCTATCATCATTGGGACTGTGCCTCAGCTGAAagcttttttctttggatctgATGCTCCATTATCTTTCATCACCGACAGTCTAGAGATATTAGGTGGTGCAATGGTGCCTTCTGTGATGCTTGTTCTTGGGGGCATGCTTGCTGAGGGGCCAAATGATTCTACACTTGGGTGTCGAACTACAATCGGAATAATAGTGGCAAGGCTGGTTGTGCTCCCGTTGATAGGAATTGGGATTGTTGCACTGGCTGATAAACTCCATTTTCTTGTCGAAGGTGATTCAATGTTCATTTTTGTGCTTTTGTTGCAGTACTCAACTCCAAGTGCCATCTTATTGGGTGCCATTGCGAGTTTGAGAGGTTATGCAGTTAAGGAGGCTTCTGCACTTCTGTTCTGGCAGCATATCTTTGCACTCTTTTCCCTCTCATTATACATTGTTGTCTACTTCAAACTACTCTCATATATTTGA
- the LOC102627714 gene encoding probable ribose-5-phosphate isomerase 2: protein MAIAISAEKLSSVETGLSPLSSPPPVILTQDELKKIAAYKAVEFVESGMVLGLGTGSTAKHAVDRIGELLRQGKLTNIVGIPTSKKTHEQAVSLGIPLSDLDSYPVVDLAIDGADEVDPFMNLVKGRGGSLLREKMVEGACKKFVVIVDESKLVPHLGGSGLAMPVEVVPYCWKFTAKRLQDLFEDCGCVAKLRTTGEQPFVTDNGNYVIDLYLKKDIGDLKVASDNILRLAGVVEHGMFLDMATTVIVASELGVTIRNK, encoded by the coding sequence ATGGCTATCGCTATTTCTGCAGAGAAACTGTCTTCTGTGGAGACTGGTTTGTCTCCTTTATCTTCCCCTCCGCCGGTGATTCTGACCCAAGACGAGCTCAAGAAGATTGCTGCTTACAAGGCCGTTGAGTTTGTCGAATCCGGGATGGTTCTCGGCCTCGGCACCGGCTCCACCGCCAAGCACGCCGTTGACAGAATCGGCGAGTTGTTGCGCCAAGGCAAGCTCACCAACATTGTGGGGATACCCACCTCCAAGAAGACTCACGAACAGGCCGTTTCGCTCGGTATTCCTCTCTCAGATCTTGACTCGTATCCCGTCGTTGATTTGGCAATCGACGGCGCTGACGAAGTCGATCCCTTCATGAATTTGGTCAAAGGCCGGGGTGGGTCCTTGTTGAGGGAGAAGATGGTGGAGGGTGCCTGTAAGAAGTTTGTTGTTATTGTCGACGAGTCCAAGCTGGTGCCTCATCTCGGAGGGAGCGGCCTGGCCATGCCCGTTGAAGTGGTGCCGTACTGTTGGAAGTTTACGGCCAAGAGGCTTCAGGATTTGTTTGAGGATTGTGGCTGTGTTGCCAAGCTCAGAACCACCGGTGAGCAGCCGTTTGTCACCGATAATGGCAACTACGTTATTGATTTGTATTTGAAGAAAGACATTGGCGATTTGAAAGTTGCAAGCGACAACATTTTGCGGCTTGCCGGTGTTGTTGAGCACGGGATGTTTCTTGATATGGCTACTACTGTGATTGTAGCGAGCGAGCTCGGCGTTACAATTAGGAATAaatag
- the LOC102627408 gene encoding uncharacterized protein LOC102627408, translating into MKMAFLTGKASFFVLVLVLVSLRSISALSQDGSGRDALKLILGEHNLGPLKNGINEDAVAPGPEMLEPLLLASNRTKRPDILNHFRSYQGGWDITNKHYWASVGFTGASAFILAVIWFISFGLVLVAHHCCGWRINIKGKESASSQRICLILLIVFTCAAAIGCILLSVGQDEFHGGVMHTLKYVVNQSDYTVKTLRNVTEYLSLAKTINVAQVFLPSDVMDDIDKLNRDLSTAANTLAEKTSENSAKIRKVFNAVRSALITVAALMLLLSIIGLFLSILRHKHAIHIFILSGWLLVAITFILCGVFVILNNAISDTCMAMDEWVDHPHAETALSNILPCVDQRTTNKSLIQSKEVITDIVNVVNQFVYNIANANPSQDYIYYYNQTGPVMPPLCYPYDSQLQDRQCGSYEVSIANASKVWQNYTCELSTSGSSAFGRCNSVGRVTPYFYKELVSAVTEIYALQLYTPRLLSLQDCNFVRDTFQNITSNYCPPLEHYLKIVNAGLGMISFGVLLCLLLWILYANRPQREEVFVNLPLPIKCISRSQKNSVNSSNA; encoded by the exons ATGAAGATGGCATTTTTAACTGGGAAGGcttcattttttgttcttgttcttgttttgGTTTCTTTGAGGTCGATTTCAGCTCTTTCACAAGATGGGTCTGGCAGGGATGCCCTCAAGTTAATTTTAG GAGAGCATAATTTGGGACCCTTGAAAAATGGGATCAATGAGGATGCCGTAGCGCCAGGGCCAGAAATGCTGGAGCCACTACTGTTAGCGTCAAACAGGACTAAGAGGCCTGACATACTTAACCACTTCAGGAGTTATCAAGGCGGTTGGGATATCACGAATAAACATTACTGGGCT TCTGTTGGATTTACAGGTGCTTCTGCTTTCATTCTGGCTGTCATCTGGTTTATTTCATTTGGCTTGGTTCTCGTGGCACATCATTGCTGTGGATGGAGAATAAACATTAAAGGCAAAGAATCAGCCAGCTCACAAAGGATTTGTTTAATCTTGCTTATTGTGTTCACCTGTGCTGCAGC GATTGGATGTATTCTTCTTTCTGTTGGACAGGATGAATTTCATGGTGGAGTTATGCATACTCTGAAATATGTTGTGAACCAATCAGACTACACTGTGAAAACCCTGAGAAATGTCACAGAGTATCTTTCCCTTGCAAAGACTATTAATGTGGCCCAGGTTTTCCTTCCTTCTGATGTCATGGATGATATAGATAAGTTAAATCGGGATCTTAGTACAGCAGCCAATACTCTGGCAGAGAAGACAAGTGAAAATTCtgctaaaataagaaaagtcTTCAATGCTGT GCGATCTGCATTGATAACTGTGGCAGCTTTGATGCTTCTTCTGTCTATCATTGGTCTTT tCTTGTCTATCCTCAGGCACAAACATGCAATTCATAT ATTCATTTTGAGTGGATGGTTACTAGTGGCAATTACATTCATTCTATGTGGAGTATTTGTAATTCTTAACAA TGCAATCTCAGACACCTGCATGGCCATGGACGAATGGGTAGATCATCCTCATGCGGAGACCGCTCTTAGCAACATCCTTCCATGTGTTGACCAGAGAACCACAAACAAATCGCTGATCCAGAGTAAAGAAGTCATCACTGACATTGTAAATGTTGTCAACCAATTTGTTTACAACATCGCCAATGCAAATCCATCTCAGgattacatttattattacaatcaGACTGGACCTGTGATGCCTCCCTTGTGTTACCCATATGACTCTCAGCTACAAGATCGCCAGTGTGGGTCGTATGAAGTGTCGATAGCAAATGCTTCTAAG GTTTGGCAGAACTACACTTGTGAATTATCAACGTCTGGGTCATCAGCTTTTGGGCGATGCAACTCAGTGGGAAGGGTGACCCCATACTTTTACAAGGAGTTGGTTTCTGCGGTGACGGAGATTTATGCTCTTCAGCTTTACACCCCACGACTACTAAGTCTCCAAGATTGCAATTTTGTCCGTGATACATTCCAAAATATAACCTCGAATTACTGCCCTCCGCTGGAGCATTACCTGAAAATTGTAAATGCAGGATTGGGTATGATCTCGTTTGGAGTCTTGCTCTGTCTCCTTCTTTGGATACTCTATGCAAACCGCCCCCAAAGGGAGGAGGTGTTTGTAAACCTACCCTTACCAATAAAATGCATTAGTAGGAGTCAGAAGAACAGTGTTAATAGTAGCAACGCCTAA
- the LOC107175643 gene encoding putative fasciclin-like arabinogalactan protein 20 → MSLTLQLVSKTLTRAHRSPFLTIFSPSDSAFASSGQPSLSLLEFHFSPLSLPLYSLKKLPCNSKIPTLSPSHSLVITSFPSDCNVSLKGVNLTHKPIYNDGLLVIYGINEFFNPGYGVSDSPFKTDQDAISPCGFSFNDSVNAFEEASGVLRSKGYSLMGSFLELQLLGFSDRSGIAELTVFAPFDGVMMDYVGNVSEYSSLLLRHTVPCKISWSDLVGFDDGDALKTFLNGFKINVTRSDGDDDLLMLNGVVISSPNLYYSDWLVVHGIHEVLAVPATTKEATESSSQMGGEIAPDRSEF, encoded by the coding sequence ATGTCCCTCACTCTCCAACTTGTCTCCAAAACCCTGACTCGCGCACACCGCTCGCCGTTTCTCACCATCTTCTCCCCCTCCGACTCCGCCTTTGCTTCCTCCGGCCAGCCCTCGCTTTCCCTCCTCGAATTCCACTTCTCTCccctctctctccctctctatTCACTCAAAAAGCTACCCTGCAACTCCAAGATCCCCACTCTCTCCCCCAGTCACTCCCTCGTCATCACCTCATTCCCCTCCGACTGTAACGTCTCACTTAAAGGCGTCAATCTCACTCACAAGCCCATTTACAATGATGGGTTGTTGGTCATCTACGGGATTAATGAGTTTTTCAATCCGGGTTATGGCGTTTCTGATTCTCCTTTCAAGACTGATCAAGATGCGATTTCTCCATGTGGGTTCTCGTTTAATGACTCAGTGAATGCTTTCGAGGAAGCCAGTGGGGTATTGAGATCTAAAGGTTACTCTCTAATGGGTTCATTTCTTGAGTTGCAGTTGTTAGGGTTTAGTGACAGGAGTGGGATTGCTGAATTAACTGTTTTTGCTCCTTTTGATGGTGTGATGATGGATTATGTGGGGAATGTGAGCGAGTACTCGTCATTGCTTTTGAGGCACACCGTGCCTTGCAAGATTTCGTGGAGTGATTTGGTTGGTTTTGATGATGGGGATGCGTTGAAGACTTTCTTGAACGGGTTTAAGATCAATGTCACGAGATCTGATGGTGACGATGATCTTTTGATGCTCAATGGAGTTGTGATTAGTTCGCCGAATTTGTATTACAGTGACTGGCTTGTTGTTCATGGCATTCATGAGGTTCTTGCGGTGCCGGCGACGACGAAAGAGGCGACAGAATCTTCTTCTCAGATGGGTGGGGAGATTGCTCCTGATCGTAGTGAATTTTGA